A window of the Streptomyces sp. NBC_01351 genome harbors these coding sequences:
- a CDS encoding siderophore-interacting protein has product MAEGRARTVGTAAVVRTERLTPHMVRIVLGGEGLQGFGAGEFTDHYVKLLFPPQGVTYPEPWDLERIRAEYPRDQWPRQRAYTVRSWDPARMELTLDFVVHGDEGLAGPWAARALPGELVRFLGPGGAYAPDRTADWHLLVGDESALPAIAATMERMPAGARVHAFVEVEGPADEQKIATPDGVAPVWVHRGDRPVGEALVEAVRALRFPSPDVHAFVHGEAGFVKALRHHLRLERGIPRERLSISGYWRLGETDEGWRAIKRDWNAAVEAEQDHATAA; this is encoded by the coding sequence GTGGCAGAAGGACGTGCCCGTACCGTCGGCACCGCCGCAGTCGTCCGCACCGAGCGGCTCACGCCGCACATGGTCCGGATCGTGCTGGGCGGCGAGGGCCTGCAAGGTTTCGGCGCGGGCGAGTTCACGGACCATTACGTCAAACTCCTCTTCCCTCCGCAGGGCGTCACCTACCCCGAACCGTGGGACCTGGAGCGGATCCGCGCCGAGTACCCGCGCGACCAGTGGCCGCGCCAGCGCGCGTACACCGTACGGAGCTGGGACCCGGCGCGCATGGAGCTGACCCTCGACTTCGTCGTCCACGGCGACGAGGGCCTGGCCGGCCCCTGGGCGGCGCGGGCCCTGCCCGGCGAACTCGTGCGCTTCCTCGGCCCGGGCGGCGCGTACGCCCCGGACCGGACGGCCGACTGGCACCTCCTGGTGGGCGACGAAAGCGCGCTCCCCGCCATCGCCGCGACGATGGAGCGGATGCCGGCGGGCGCACGGGTGCACGCCTTCGTGGAGGTCGAGGGCCCGGCCGACGAGCAGAAGATCGCCACCCCGGACGGGGTCGCCCCGGTCTGGGTCCACCGCGGCGACCGCCCGGTCGGCGAGGCCCTGGTGGAGGCCGTCAGAGCCCTCCGCTTCCCCTCCCCGGACGTCCACGCCTTCGTCCACGGCGAAGCGGGCTTCGTCAAGGCACTCCGCCACCACCTCCGCCTGGAGCGGGGCATCCCGCGCGAACGCCTGTCGATCTCGGGCTACTGGCGCCTGGGCGAGACGGACGAGGGCTGGCGCGCGATCAAGCGCGACTGGAACGCCGCGGTGGAAGCCGAACAGGACCACGCCACCGCCGCCTGA
- a CDS encoding 5'-3' exonuclease: MLLDTASLYYRAYFGVPDSVKAPDGTPVNAVRGLLDFIGRLVQDHRPDDLVACMDADWRPHWRVELIPSYKAHRVAEETESGPDVEETPDTLAPQVPIIETALDAFGIARVGVAGYEADDVIGTLTARASGPVDIVTGDRDLYQLVDDARQRRVLYPLKGVGTLQVTDEAWLREKYGVDGPGYADLALLRGDPSDGLPGVPGIGEKTAAKLLDAYGDLAGIIAAIDDPKSKLTPTQRKRLDESRPYLAVAPKVVQVASDVPLPAFDPALPKAPAQPELVDALAHRWGLGGAVSRLSGALRA, encoded by the coding sequence ATGCTCCTGGACACCGCCTCCCTCTACTACCGCGCGTACTTCGGTGTGCCGGACTCCGTGAAGGCCCCCGACGGGACCCCGGTCAACGCCGTCCGCGGGCTGCTCGACTTCATCGGACGGCTGGTCCAGGACCACCGCCCCGACGATCTCGTGGCGTGCATGGACGCCGACTGGAGACCGCACTGGCGAGTGGAGCTGATCCCTTCCTACAAGGCCCACCGGGTCGCCGAGGAGACCGAGAGCGGACCCGACGTCGAGGAGACCCCGGACACCCTCGCCCCCCAGGTCCCCATCATCGAGACCGCGCTGGACGCCTTCGGCATCGCCCGGGTGGGCGTCGCCGGGTACGAGGCGGACGACGTGATCGGCACCCTAACGGCCCGTGCTAGTGGCCCGGTGGACATCGTCACGGGCGACCGGGACCTCTACCAGCTGGTGGACGACGCCCGGCAGCGCCGCGTGCTCTACCCCCTCAAGGGCGTGGGCACCCTCCAGGTGACGGACGAGGCCTGGCTGCGCGAGAAGTACGGGGTGGACGGCCCCGGCTACGCGGACCTGGCGCTGCTGCGCGGGGACCCGAGCGACGGCCTGCCGGGGGTGCCGGGCATCGGCGAGAAGACGGCGGCCAAGCTGCTGGACGCGTACGGGGACCTGGCCGGGATCATCGCGGCGATCGACGACCCGAAGTCGAAGCTGACCCCCACCCAGCGCAAGCGCCTGGACGAATCCCGGCCCTACCTGGCGGTGGCCCCGAAGGTGGTCCAGGTGGCCTCGGACGTCCCGCTGCCGGCCTTCGACCCGGCCCTTCCGAAGGCCCCCGCACAGCCCGAACTGGTGGACGCGCTAGCCCATCGGTGGGGTCTGGGAGGCGCAGTGTCCCGGTTGAGCGGTGCGTTGCGCGCGTGA
- a CDS encoding helix-turn-helix domain-containing protein, with protein MNDRDGKGDQGDGIDRNDKDADKDGKEPLRVGVAVRKRRRALHLTLAAVSARSGLSVPFLSQIENERARPSMRSLERVADALETTAVELLAASDTARTVDLVRAGDESGLTPVPGVRPLVRGHHQLHALEFTGDQDAGREYQHRNDELMYVVAGACQVEAEGRAYRLESGDALFLSGGVRHRWRSVTEDTKILVVAVGDHIHATSEPPSPGR; from the coding sequence ATGAACGACAGGGACGGCAAGGGCGACCAGGGCGACGGGATCGACAGGAACGACAAGGACGCCGACAAGGACGGCAAGGAACCGCTCCGGGTGGGCGTGGCCGTGCGCAAGCGGCGCCGCGCGCTGCACCTGACGCTCGCCGCGGTGTCGGCGCGCAGCGGTCTGTCGGTGCCCTTCCTCAGCCAGATAGAGAACGAGCGGGCCCGGCCCAGCATGCGGTCCCTGGAACGGGTCGCGGACGCGCTGGAGACCACGGCCGTCGAGCTGCTCGCCGCCTCCGACACCGCCCGTACGGTGGACCTCGTACGGGCCGGAGACGAATCGGGGCTCACCCCGGTGCCGGGTGTCCGGCCCCTCGTGCGTGGTCACCACCAGCTGCACGCGCTGGAGTTCACCGGGGACCAGGACGCGGGGCGCGAGTACCAGCACCGCAACGACGAGCTGATGTACGTGGTCGCGGGCGCCTGTCAGGTGGAGGCGGAGGGGCGGGCGTACCGGCTGGAGAGCGGCGACGCGCTGTTCCTGTCCGGAGGGGTGCGCCACCGCTGGCGGTCGGTCACCGAGGACACGAAGATCCTGGTGGTCGCGGTGGGCGACCACATCCACGCCACGTCCGAGCCGCCGTCCCCCGGGCGCTGA
- a CDS encoding helical backbone metal receptor — MRRVVSLVPSLTEAVAVSAPGLLVGVTDWCTHPADLGGAVRIGGTKNPDVREIVRLRPDLVIANEEENRAPDLADLRAAGVEVLVTEVRDLPQALRELDRVLVGALGLTRPGWLADAERAWARVEPVGSRTAFVPVWRRPWMVLGRDTFAGDLLGRLGVRNAYAGHPERYPRVPVEELVASGCDLVVLPDEPYRFTAGDGPEAFPGLPAALISGRHLTWYGPSLAEAPRVLAAALRAAG; from the coding sequence GTGCGGCGGGTCGTCTCGCTGGTGCCGTCGCTGACCGAGGCGGTCGCGGTGAGTGCACCGGGGCTGCTGGTCGGTGTCACAGACTGGTGCACGCACCCCGCCGATCTCGGCGGCGCGGTGCGGATCGGGGGGACCAAGAACCCCGATGTGCGGGAGATCGTACGGCTGCGCCCGGACCTGGTGATCGCCAACGAGGAGGAGAACCGGGCCCCCGACCTGGCGGACCTGCGCGCGGCCGGGGTGGAGGTGCTGGTTACCGAGGTACGAGACCTGCCGCAGGCGCTGCGCGAGCTGGACCGGGTGCTGGTGGGGGCGCTGGGGCTGACGAGGCCCGGATGGCTGGCGGATGCGGAGCGGGCGTGGGCCCGGGTGGAGCCGGTCGGCTCGCGGACCGCCTTCGTCCCTGTGTGGCGGCGGCCTTGGATGGTGCTCGGCCGCGACACTTTCGCGGGGGACCTGCTGGGGCGTCTCGGCGTGCGCAACGCGTACGCGGGGCACCCGGAGCGCTACCCCCGGGTGCCGGTGGAAGAGCTCGTGGCCAGTGGCTGCGATCTGGTGGTGCTTCCCGACGAGCCGTACCGCTTCACGGCCGGGGACGGCCCCGAAGCCTTCCCCGGCCTTCCCGCCGCCCTGATCAGTGGCCGCCACCTGACCTGGTACGGGCCTTCGCTGGCCGAGGCGCCGCGGGTCCTGGCGGCGGCGCTGCGCGCGGCGGGCTGA
- a CDS encoding TDT family transporter: MATTLVRPRTLTEPQPELRAHKAPALRHLGPNWYASVMGTAIIANAGATLPYQLPGQRVACQLVWALSAVVLAVLLTARAGHWLHHRDQARAHLLDPAVAPFYGCLSMALLAVGGGALIVGKDLIGIDAAVAVDTVLFTAGTAIGLVIAVAVPYLMVVRHKVEPRQAAPAWLLPLVSPMVSAALGPLLIPHLPAGQPREAMLLACYAMFGISLFATLLMLPLVFGRLIVGGPLPLAMTPTLFLVLGPLGQSTTAVNQLADMAPQSIGAPYAGALGAFAVVYGVPVMGFALLWLALSAAMLVRAARDGMGFAMTWWALTFPVGTCVTGAAGLARHTGLTAFAWLATALFLALLTAWLLAAAHTLRGLFSGRLLAAPLQAASR; this comes from the coding sequence ATGGCCACCACCCTCGTGCGACCCCGCACCCTCACCGAACCCCAGCCCGAGCTCCGAGCCCACAAGGCCCCCGCGCTCCGGCACCTCGGCCCCAACTGGTACGCCTCCGTCATGGGCACGGCGATCATCGCCAACGCCGGCGCGACCCTCCCGTACCAGCTCCCCGGTCAGCGCGTGGCCTGCCAGCTCGTCTGGGCGCTGTCCGCCGTGGTCCTCGCCGTCCTGCTCACCGCCCGCGCCGGCCACTGGCTCCACCACCGCGACCAGGCCCGCGCCCACCTCCTCGACCCGGCGGTCGCCCCCTTCTACGGCTGCCTCTCGATGGCCCTGCTGGCCGTCGGCGGCGGCGCCCTGATCGTGGGCAAGGACCTCATCGGAATCGACGCCGCCGTCGCCGTGGACACCGTGCTCTTCACCGCCGGCACCGCCATCGGCCTGGTCATCGCCGTGGCCGTGCCCTACCTGATGGTGGTCCGCCACAAGGTCGAGCCCCGCCAGGCTGCCCCCGCCTGGCTGCTGCCCCTCGTATCCCCCATGGTCTCGGCGGCCCTCGGCCCCCTCCTGATACCCCACCTGCCCGCCGGGCAGCCCCGCGAGGCCATGCTGCTCGCCTGCTACGCGATGTTCGGCATCAGCCTGTTCGCCACCCTGCTGATGCTCCCCCTGGTCTTCGGCCGGCTGATCGTGGGCGGTCCCCTCCCCCTGGCCATGACCCCCACCCTCTTCCTGGTCCTGGGCCCCCTCGGCCAGTCGACCACCGCCGTGAACCAGCTCGCCGACATGGCCCCCCAGTCGATCGGCGCCCCCTACGCCGGGGCGCTCGGCGCCTTCGCCGTGGTCTACGGGGTCCCCGTGATGGGATTCGCGCTGCTGTGGCTGGCCCTCTCGGCCGCGATGCTGGTCCGGGCGGCCCGTGACGGCATGGGCTTCGCGATGACCTGGTGGGCGCTGACCTTCCCCGTCGGCACCTGCGTCACCGGCGCCGCCGGCCTGGCCCGGCACACCGGCCTGACCGCCTTCGCCTGGCTCGCGACCGCCCTCTTCCTCGCCCTGCTGACCGCCTGGCTCCTGGCCGCCGCCCACACCCTGCGCGGCCTGTTCTCCGGCCGCCTGCTCGCCGCTCCCCTCCAGGCCGCCTCGCGCTAG
- a CDS encoding LysR family transcriptional regulator — protein MGEEEWVPLAHRVPDLGALELLLEVARVGSLSGAARRLGITQPAASSRIRAMETRLGVALVDRSPRGSTLTAEGALVTDWARRVVEAAEAFDAGAQALRGRRDSRLRVAASMTIAEYLLPGWLIALRGQRPDTAVSLHAGNSAVVAQRVLTHEADVGFVEGLTVPEGLDSAVIAQDRLVVAVAPGHAWAKRARAVEAAELASTPLILRERGSGTRQVLDAALASAGGLAAPLLELASTTAVKAAALSGAGPCVLSELAVGDELAARRLVEVPVAGAALGRALRAVWPAGARPAGPARDLLSLTRRRP, from the coding sequence ATGGGTGAAGAGGAGTGGGTGCCGCTCGCGCACCGGGTGCCGGACCTGGGCGCGCTGGAGCTGCTGCTGGAGGTCGCGCGGGTCGGCAGCCTGAGCGGGGCGGCCCGGAGGCTGGGCATCACCCAGCCGGCGGCCAGCAGCCGGATCCGGGCGATGGAGACCCGGCTCGGGGTGGCCCTGGTCGACCGCTCGCCGCGGGGGTCGACGCTGACGGCGGAGGGCGCGCTGGTCACGGACTGGGCCCGGCGGGTGGTGGAGGCGGCGGAGGCCTTCGACGCGGGGGCGCAGGCGCTGCGGGGCCGGCGGGACTCGCGGCTGAGGGTCGCGGCCAGCATGACGATCGCGGAGTACCTGCTGCCCGGGTGGCTGATCGCGTTGCGCGGGCAGCGGCCGGACACGGCGGTGTCCCTGCACGCGGGGAACTCCGCGGTGGTCGCGCAGCGGGTGCTCACGCACGAGGCCGACGTCGGCTTCGTGGAGGGGCTGACGGTGCCGGAAGGGCTCGACTCGGCGGTGATCGCGCAGGACCGGCTCGTGGTGGCGGTGGCGCCGGGGCACGCGTGGGCGAAGCGGGCGCGGGCGGTGGAGGCGGCGGAACTGGCGTCCACGCCGCTGATCCTGCGGGAACGGGGGTCCGGGACGCGGCAGGTGCTGGACGCCGCGCTGGCCTCGGCCGGCGGGCTGGCGGCTCCGCTGCTCGAACTGGCGTCGACCACCGCGGTGAAGGCGGCGGCGCTGAGCGGGGCGGGGCCGTGCGTGCTGTCCGAGCTGGCGGTGGGGGACGAGCTGGCGGCGCGCCGGCTGGTGGAGGTCCCGGTGGCGGGCGCCGCGCTGGGCCGGGCCCTGCGGGCGGTCTGGCCGGCCGGTGCCCGTCCTGCGGGGCCGGCGCGGGATCTGCTGTCGCTGACCCGGCGCCGGCCGTAG
- a CDS encoding gamma-glutamyl-gamma-aminobutyrate hydrolase family protein has translation MPRPLIGITTYVEESTRYGVWDLPTSLVPSGYYELVQAAGGAAVLLPPDEPASAAEVLSRVDGLVVAGGPDVDPVNYGAVRDPRTGAPATVRDQWELALIAAALDAGTPILGICRGMQALNVALGGTLIQHIDGHVDTPGVTGWHPVRPVPGTRYASLVPEEAEVPTYHHQAVDRLGRGLIVSAYAVDGTVEAIELPDRWVVGVQWHPERDKDTRVMASFIEATALAPLPVA, from the coding sequence GTGCCCAGGCCGCTCATCGGCATCACCACCTACGTCGAGGAATCCACCCGCTACGGCGTCTGGGACCTCCCGACGTCCCTCGTACCGTCCGGGTACTACGAACTCGTCCAGGCGGCGGGCGGCGCGGCCGTCCTGCTCCCGCCGGACGAACCCGCGTCGGCGGCAGAGGTGCTGAGCCGGGTGGACGGCCTGGTCGTCGCGGGCGGCCCGGACGTGGACCCGGTGAACTACGGGGCGGTACGGGACCCGCGCACGGGCGCCCCGGCCACGGTCCGCGACCAGTGGGAACTCGCCCTGATCGCGGCGGCCCTTGACGCGGGCACCCCGATCCTGGGCATCTGCCGGGGCATGCAGGCGCTGAACGTGGCCCTGGGCGGCACGCTGATCCAGCACATCGACGGCCACGTGGACACCCCGGGCGTCACCGGCTGGCACCCGGTCCGCCCGGTCCCCGGCACGCGGTACGCCTCCCTCGTCCCCGAGGAGGCGGAGGTCCCGACCTACCACCACCAGGCCGTCGACCGCCTGGGCCGCGGCCTGATCGTCTCGGCGTATGCCGTCGACGGCACGGTGGAGGCCATCGAACTCCCGGACCGCTGGGTCGTGGGCGTCCAGTGGCACCCGGAACGCGACAAGGACACCCGGGTCATGGCCTCCTTCATCGAAGCCACCGCCCTAGCGCCCCTCCCGGTCGCGTAA